Proteins encoded by one window of Culicoides brevitarsis isolate CSIRO-B50_1 chromosome 2, AGI_CSIRO_Cbre_v1, whole genome shotgun sequence:
- the LOC134830907 gene encoding relaxin receptor 2, producing MLRLTSCVAIFGIFSSVFGPTTGISSTMDSLERPKKCSYERIAKMSGYTCSGMNYNAVPDNLKTGIEVFDLSNNRIRELSRKSFERYTDLKYLYLFENLIMEIENGTFSQLRGLEALDLSHNGLSTIPLELLFMDRLRNLYVAGNKLSRLDADIASLTRPITSPFQILNLADTFISRIPKFGILPDLWQLNVSDNTLSHLTFDQLQGFCGLRSIDFNNSYVPVCECRLIDVKLFERGADVLNLNCVGGFHQPNCAPVFDQNATDTQAALDYVRCLGIRQGREADVESRSRWLYIAASLLGFLIIFIAFLYCLHRKNVEDIKRKTKMISRANSVAQQNDFISPEKLITNEKV from the exons ATGCTCCGTTTGACGTCGTGTGTGGccatttttggcattttttcaTCGGTTTTTGGACCAACGACGGGCATTTCATCAACCATGGACAGCTTGGAACGTCCGAAAAAGTGTTCGTACGAGCGAATTGCGAAGATGAGTGGCTACACATGTTCCGGCATGAACTACAACGCGGTGCCGGACAACCTAAAAACTGGCATTGAG GTGTTTGATCTCTCGAATAATCGCATCCGTGAGTTGTCCCGCAAGTCGTTCGAGCGCTATACGGACCTCAAGTACTTGTATCTCTTCGAAAATCTCATCATGGAAATCGAAAATGGGACTTTTTCGCAGTTGCGTGGCTTGGAGGCGCTGGATTTGTCCCACAATGGTCTCTCGACGATCCCGTTGGAGCTACTTTTCATGGATCGCTTGCGGAATTTGTATGTGGCAGGCAATAAATTGTCCCGCTTGGATGCGGATATTGCTTCGTTGACGCGTCCCATCACGTCGCCCTTCCAAATTCTCAATTTAGCGGATACTTTTATCTCGCGCATCCCGAAATTCGGGATTTTACCGGATTTGTGGCAGCTAAATGTCTCGGATAACACGTTGAGCCACCTCACGTTCGATCAGTTGCAGGGATTTTGTGGTTTGCGCAGCATCGACTTTAATAATTCATATGTTCCGGTGTGCGAATGTCGCTTAATTGATGTCAAACTCTTTGAACGTGGTGCCGATGTGCTCAATTTGAACTGCGTTGGAGGATTTCATCAGCCAAATTGCGCCCCAGTGTTCGATCAAAATGCCACCGATACGCAGGCAGCCTTGGATTACGTGCGATGCTTGGGAATTCGGCAGGGACGCGAAGCTGACGTTGAGTCACGTAGTCGATGGTTGTACATTGCAGCGTCGCTTTTGggttttttgatcattttcatcg ccTTTTTGTACTGCTTACATCGCAAAAACGTCGAAGACATTAAACGCAAGACCAAGATGATATCACGAGCAAATAGCGTGGCGCAGCAAAATGACTTTATTTCACCGGAAAAGTTGATTACgaatgaaaaagtttga
- the LOC134828347 gene encoding glutaminase liver isoform, mitochondrial isoform X3 has translation MLNKSSLRYLLATGNKKSSKKLSSVKNFSSLLMTNENTTNSALDLATPSTSTGSNRGVSTRSASAPTTPFKSAIVKRQFHETNFQPFPALPSLGPNYSRSIQKVFFDVDTIELESQSPSSINYRTYTTDYILPPQRDGEQRSAEDLLFDMFKDEKTDLVAVGKFLAALRTCGIRRNDPRINELIENLKKVHKTAGYEGGSPETQNLNRETFKSVIQPNIVLVARAFRHQLVIPDFLGFTKDIEELFWKCKSNTDGKVASYIPQLARVNPDYWGLSLCTVDGQRFSIGDSNIPFTLQSCSKPLTYAIALEQLGADLVHQYIGQEPSGRNFNELVLDYNKKPHNPMINAGSILTCSLLKTLVHPEMGLAEKFDYTQNYFRRMAGGAPLGFNNAVFLSEREAADRNYALGFYMREHKCFPEKANLRECMDFYFQVCSMEATCESMSVIAATLANGGVCPITEEKVLRPEVVRDVLSLMHSCGMYDYSGQFAFKVGLPAKSGVCGGIILVIPNVMGMFCWSPPLDPIGNTVRGVQLCEELVKVFNFHRYDNLKHATNKKDPRRHRYETKGLSIVNLLFSAASGDVTALRRHKLSGMDVTMADYDGRTALHLACAEGNKDCAQFLLEQCGVPHSPRDRWGNTPLDEAETFGHTEVIEYLNEWIKKDAERKAEAENKENTEKADDFIGDKKEAAGYDRSVKSSPPLTGSDDYMN, from the exons atgttaaataaatcatCACTCCGTTATTTGCTGGCGacaggaaataaaaaatccagcaaaaaattgtcgtcagtgaaaaatttctcctCACTTTTGATGACAAATGAAAATACGACAAATAGTGCTTTGGACCTGGCAACTCCATCGACATCCACGGGCAGTAATCGCGGGGTATCGACCCGAAGTGCCAGTGCTCCAACAACGCCATTCAAGTCAGCAATTGTCAAAAGACAGTTTCACGAAACGAATTTCCAG ccATTTCCTGCGTTACCGAGTCTTGGACCCAATTATTCGAGGAGTATTCAAAAGGTTTTCTTTGATGTCGACACCATCGAGCTAGAAag CCAATCACCATCATCAATAAATTATCGGACATATACCACAGATTATATTTTGCCACC tCAACGTGATGGTGAGCAACGCAGTGCAGAAGATCTCCTCTTCGACATGTTCAAAGATGAAAAGACCGACTTGGTGGCAGTAGGAAAATTCCTCGCTGCCTTACGTACTTGCGGTATCCGAAGAAATGACCCGCGTATCAATGAGCTCAtcgaaaacttgaaaaaagttCACAAAACTGCTGGATATGAAGGCGGTTCACCAGAAACCCAGAACTTGAATCGAGAAACTTTTAAATc GGTCATTCAACCGAACATTGTCTTGGTTGCTCGTGCGTTCCGACATCAATTGGTCATTCCCGATTTCCTCGGGTTCACAAAGGACATTGAAGAGCTCTTCTGGAAGTGCAAGAGTAACACAGACGGAAAGGTAGCCAGTTATATTCCGCAATTAGCGCGCGTCAATCCCGATTATTGGGGTTTGTCGCTTTGTACGGTCGATGGTCAACGATTTTCGATTGGCGACTCGAATATTCCGTTCACACTTCAGAGCTGCAGTAAGCCTTTAACGTATGCGATTGCATTGGAGCAATTGGGAGCGGATTTGGTGCATCAATATATTGGACAGGAACCCAGTGGCAGGAACTTTAATGAACTTGTGTTGGATTATAACA agaaaccACATAATCCCATGATCAATGCGGGATCGATTTTGACATGTTCTCTTTTAAAGACGTTGGTTCATCCGGAAATGGGTCTCGCTGAGAAGTTTGATTACACTCAAAACTACTTTAGA CGCATGGCTGGCGGAGCTCCTCTCGGCTTCAATAATGCCGTTTTCTTGTCCGAACGTGAAGCTGCAGATCGAAATTATGCTCTTGGCTTCTACATGCGTGAACATAAATGCTTCCCCGAAAAGGCAAACTTGCGTGAATGTATGGATTTCTACTTCCAG GTTTGCTCCATGGAAGCCACTTGCGAAAGCATGAGTGTCATTGCCGCTACTCTCGCCAACGGAGGCGTCTGTCCCATCACCGAGGAGAAAGTTTTGCGTCCCGAAGTCGTTCGCGATGTCCTTTCCTTGATGCATTCGTGCGGCATGTACGACTATTCCGGGCAGTTTGCCTTCAAAGTTGGATTGCCAGCGAAATCTGGCGTTTGTGGCGGAATAATTCTCGTGATTCCGAATGTCATGGGAATGTTTTGTTGGTCGCCGCCATTAGACCCGATCGGAAATACCGTTCGTGGTGTGCAACTTTGCGAGGAACTTGTAAAGGTCTTCAACTTCCATCGTTACGACAACTTGAAACACGCAACGAACAAAAAGGATCCACGTCGTCACAGATACGAAACAAAAGGCTTGTCGATCGTTAATTTACTCTTCTCCGCTGCAAGTGGCGATGTCACGGCATTACGAAGACACAAATTAAGCGGCATGGATGTCACAATGGCCGATTATGATGGAAGAACTGCGTTGCATTTGGCATGTGCGGAAGGCAACAAAGATTGCGCGCAATTCCTATTGGAGCAATGTGGC GTCCCCCATTCACCTCGTGATCGTTGGGGTAACACCCCCTTGGATGAAGCCGAAACCTTCGGACACACCGAAGTCATCGAATATCTCAACGAATGGATCAAAAAAGACGCCGAACGGAAAGCGGAAGctgaaaacaaagaaaacacCGAAAAAGCTGAC GACTTTATAGGTGATAAGAAAGAAGCTGCCGGCTATGATCGGAGTGTCAAGTCAAGTCCACCGTTGACAGGAAGTGATGATTATATGAACTAA
- the LOC134828347 gene encoding glutaminase liver isoform, mitochondrial isoform X2: MLNKSSLRYLLATGNKKSSKKLSSVKNFSSLLMTNENTTNSALDLATPSTSTGSNRGVSTRSASAPTTPFKSAIVKRQFHETNFQEEQKKSKIAIKRHKKGGRVTIKRSRSIISVNMINSPVVLTSSLPPFPALPSLGPNYSRSIQKVFFDVDTIELESQRDGEQRSAEDLLFDMFKDEKTDLVAVGKFLAALRTCGIRRNDPRINELIENLKKVHKTAGYEGGSPETQNLNRETFKSVIQPNIVLVARAFRHQLVIPDFLGFTKDIEELFWKCKSNTDGKVASYIPQLARVNPDYWGLSLCTVDGQRFSIGDSNIPFTLQSCSKPLTYAIALEQLGADLVHQYIGQEPSGRNFNELVLDYNKKPHNPMINAGSILTCSLLKTLVHPEMGLAEKFDYTQNYFRRMAGGAPLGFNNAVFLSEREAADRNYALGFYMREHKCFPEKANLRECMDFYFQVCSMEATCESMSVIAATLANGGVCPITEEKVLRPEVVRDVLSLMHSCGMYDYSGQFAFKVGLPAKSGVCGGIILVIPNVMGMFCWSPPLDPIGNTVRGVQLCEELVKVFNFHRYDNLKHATNKKDPRRHRYETKGLSIVNLLFSAASGDVTALRRHKLSGMDVTMADYDGRTALHLACAEGNKDCAQFLLEQCGVPHSPRDRWGNTPLDEAETFGHTEVIEYLNEWIKKDAERKAEAENKENTEKADDFIGDKKEAAGYDRSVKSSPPLTGSDDYMN; this comes from the exons atgttaaataaatcatCACTCCGTTATTTGCTGGCGacaggaaataaaaaatccagcaaaaaattgtcgtcagtgaaaaatttctcctCACTTTTGATGACAAATGAAAATACGACAAATAGTGCTTTGGACCTGGCAACTCCATCGACATCCACGGGCAGTAATCGCGGGGTATCGACCCGAAGTGCCAGTGCTCCAACAACGCCATTCAAGTCAGCAATTGTCAAAAGACAGTTTCACGAAACGAATTTCCAG GAAGAgcagaaaaagtccaaaattgcCATCAAGCGACACAAAAAAGGTGGCAGAGTGACAATTAAACGGTCGCGCAGCATAATTTCCGTTAATATGATCAACAGTCCCGTTGTTTTGACAAGTTCATTaccg ccATTTCCTGCGTTACCGAGTCTTGGACCCAATTATTCGAGGAGTATTCAAAAGGTTTTCTTTGATGTCGACACCATCGAGCTAGAAag tCAACGTGATGGTGAGCAACGCAGTGCAGAAGATCTCCTCTTCGACATGTTCAAAGATGAAAAGACCGACTTGGTGGCAGTAGGAAAATTCCTCGCTGCCTTACGTACTTGCGGTATCCGAAGAAATGACCCGCGTATCAATGAGCTCAtcgaaaacttgaaaaaagttCACAAAACTGCTGGATATGAAGGCGGTTCACCAGAAACCCAGAACTTGAATCGAGAAACTTTTAAATc GGTCATTCAACCGAACATTGTCTTGGTTGCTCGTGCGTTCCGACATCAATTGGTCATTCCCGATTTCCTCGGGTTCACAAAGGACATTGAAGAGCTCTTCTGGAAGTGCAAGAGTAACACAGACGGAAAGGTAGCCAGTTATATTCCGCAATTAGCGCGCGTCAATCCCGATTATTGGGGTTTGTCGCTTTGTACGGTCGATGGTCAACGATTTTCGATTGGCGACTCGAATATTCCGTTCACACTTCAGAGCTGCAGTAAGCCTTTAACGTATGCGATTGCATTGGAGCAATTGGGAGCGGATTTGGTGCATCAATATATTGGACAGGAACCCAGTGGCAGGAACTTTAATGAACTTGTGTTGGATTATAACA agaaaccACATAATCCCATGATCAATGCGGGATCGATTTTGACATGTTCTCTTTTAAAGACGTTGGTTCATCCGGAAATGGGTCTCGCTGAGAAGTTTGATTACACTCAAAACTACTTTAGA CGCATGGCTGGCGGAGCTCCTCTCGGCTTCAATAATGCCGTTTTCTTGTCCGAACGTGAAGCTGCAGATCGAAATTATGCTCTTGGCTTCTACATGCGTGAACATAAATGCTTCCCCGAAAAGGCAAACTTGCGTGAATGTATGGATTTCTACTTCCAG GTTTGCTCCATGGAAGCCACTTGCGAAAGCATGAGTGTCATTGCCGCTACTCTCGCCAACGGAGGCGTCTGTCCCATCACCGAGGAGAAAGTTTTGCGTCCCGAAGTCGTTCGCGATGTCCTTTCCTTGATGCATTCGTGCGGCATGTACGACTATTCCGGGCAGTTTGCCTTCAAAGTTGGATTGCCAGCGAAATCTGGCGTTTGTGGCGGAATAATTCTCGTGATTCCGAATGTCATGGGAATGTTTTGTTGGTCGCCGCCATTAGACCCGATCGGAAATACCGTTCGTGGTGTGCAACTTTGCGAGGAACTTGTAAAGGTCTTCAACTTCCATCGTTACGACAACTTGAAACACGCAACGAACAAAAAGGATCCACGTCGTCACAGATACGAAACAAAAGGCTTGTCGATCGTTAATTTACTCTTCTCCGCTGCAAGTGGCGATGTCACGGCATTACGAAGACACAAATTAAGCGGCATGGATGTCACAATGGCCGATTATGATGGAAGAACTGCGTTGCATTTGGCATGTGCGGAAGGCAACAAAGATTGCGCGCAATTCCTATTGGAGCAATGTGGC GTCCCCCATTCACCTCGTGATCGTTGGGGTAACACCCCCTTGGATGAAGCCGAAACCTTCGGACACACCGAAGTCATCGAATATCTCAACGAATGGATCAAAAAAGACGCCGAACGGAAAGCGGAAGctgaaaacaaagaaaacacCGAAAAAGCTGAC GACTTTATAGGTGATAAGAAAGAAGCTGCCGGCTATGATCGGAGTGTCAAGTCAAGTCCACCGTTGACAGGAAGTGATGATTATATGAACTAA
- the LOC134828347 gene encoding glutaminase liver isoform, mitochondrial isoform X1, giving the protein MLNKSSLRYLLATGNKKSSKKLSSVKNFSSLLMTNENTTNSALDLATPSTSTGSNRGVSTRSASAPTTPFKSAIVKRQFHETNFQEEQKKSKIAIKRHKKGGRVTIKRSRSIISVNMINSPVVLTSSLPPFPALPSLGPNYSRSIQKVFFDVDTIELESQSPSSINYRTYTTDYILPPQRDGEQRSAEDLLFDMFKDEKTDLVAVGKFLAALRTCGIRRNDPRINELIENLKKVHKTAGYEGGSPETQNLNRETFKSVIQPNIVLVARAFRHQLVIPDFLGFTKDIEELFWKCKSNTDGKVASYIPQLARVNPDYWGLSLCTVDGQRFSIGDSNIPFTLQSCSKPLTYAIALEQLGADLVHQYIGQEPSGRNFNELVLDYNKKPHNPMINAGSILTCSLLKTLVHPEMGLAEKFDYTQNYFRRMAGGAPLGFNNAVFLSEREAADRNYALGFYMREHKCFPEKANLRECMDFYFQVCSMEATCESMSVIAATLANGGVCPITEEKVLRPEVVRDVLSLMHSCGMYDYSGQFAFKVGLPAKSGVCGGIILVIPNVMGMFCWSPPLDPIGNTVRGVQLCEELVKVFNFHRYDNLKHATNKKDPRRHRYETKGLSIVNLLFSAASGDVTALRRHKLSGMDVTMADYDGRTALHLACAEGNKDCAQFLLEQCGVPHSPRDRWGNTPLDEAETFGHTEVIEYLNEWIKKDAERKAEAENKENTEKADDFIGDKKEAAGYDRSVKSSPPLTGSDDYMN; this is encoded by the exons atgttaaataaatcatCACTCCGTTATTTGCTGGCGacaggaaataaaaaatccagcaaaaaattgtcgtcagtgaaaaatttctcctCACTTTTGATGACAAATGAAAATACGACAAATAGTGCTTTGGACCTGGCAACTCCATCGACATCCACGGGCAGTAATCGCGGGGTATCGACCCGAAGTGCCAGTGCTCCAACAACGCCATTCAAGTCAGCAATTGTCAAAAGACAGTTTCACGAAACGAATTTCCAG GAAGAgcagaaaaagtccaaaattgcCATCAAGCGACACAAAAAAGGTGGCAGAGTGACAATTAAACGGTCGCGCAGCATAATTTCCGTTAATATGATCAACAGTCCCGTTGTTTTGACAAGTTCATTaccg ccATTTCCTGCGTTACCGAGTCTTGGACCCAATTATTCGAGGAGTATTCAAAAGGTTTTCTTTGATGTCGACACCATCGAGCTAGAAag CCAATCACCATCATCAATAAATTATCGGACATATACCACAGATTATATTTTGCCACC tCAACGTGATGGTGAGCAACGCAGTGCAGAAGATCTCCTCTTCGACATGTTCAAAGATGAAAAGACCGACTTGGTGGCAGTAGGAAAATTCCTCGCTGCCTTACGTACTTGCGGTATCCGAAGAAATGACCCGCGTATCAATGAGCTCAtcgaaaacttgaaaaaagttCACAAAACTGCTGGATATGAAGGCGGTTCACCAGAAACCCAGAACTTGAATCGAGAAACTTTTAAATc GGTCATTCAACCGAACATTGTCTTGGTTGCTCGTGCGTTCCGACATCAATTGGTCATTCCCGATTTCCTCGGGTTCACAAAGGACATTGAAGAGCTCTTCTGGAAGTGCAAGAGTAACACAGACGGAAAGGTAGCCAGTTATATTCCGCAATTAGCGCGCGTCAATCCCGATTATTGGGGTTTGTCGCTTTGTACGGTCGATGGTCAACGATTTTCGATTGGCGACTCGAATATTCCGTTCACACTTCAGAGCTGCAGTAAGCCTTTAACGTATGCGATTGCATTGGAGCAATTGGGAGCGGATTTGGTGCATCAATATATTGGACAGGAACCCAGTGGCAGGAACTTTAATGAACTTGTGTTGGATTATAACA agaaaccACATAATCCCATGATCAATGCGGGATCGATTTTGACATGTTCTCTTTTAAAGACGTTGGTTCATCCGGAAATGGGTCTCGCTGAGAAGTTTGATTACACTCAAAACTACTTTAGA CGCATGGCTGGCGGAGCTCCTCTCGGCTTCAATAATGCCGTTTTCTTGTCCGAACGTGAAGCTGCAGATCGAAATTATGCTCTTGGCTTCTACATGCGTGAACATAAATGCTTCCCCGAAAAGGCAAACTTGCGTGAATGTATGGATTTCTACTTCCAG GTTTGCTCCATGGAAGCCACTTGCGAAAGCATGAGTGTCATTGCCGCTACTCTCGCCAACGGAGGCGTCTGTCCCATCACCGAGGAGAAAGTTTTGCGTCCCGAAGTCGTTCGCGATGTCCTTTCCTTGATGCATTCGTGCGGCATGTACGACTATTCCGGGCAGTTTGCCTTCAAAGTTGGATTGCCAGCGAAATCTGGCGTTTGTGGCGGAATAATTCTCGTGATTCCGAATGTCATGGGAATGTTTTGTTGGTCGCCGCCATTAGACCCGATCGGAAATACCGTTCGTGGTGTGCAACTTTGCGAGGAACTTGTAAAGGTCTTCAACTTCCATCGTTACGACAACTTGAAACACGCAACGAACAAAAAGGATCCACGTCGTCACAGATACGAAACAAAAGGCTTGTCGATCGTTAATTTACTCTTCTCCGCTGCAAGTGGCGATGTCACGGCATTACGAAGACACAAATTAAGCGGCATGGATGTCACAATGGCCGATTATGATGGAAGAACTGCGTTGCATTTGGCATGTGCGGAAGGCAACAAAGATTGCGCGCAATTCCTATTGGAGCAATGTGGC GTCCCCCATTCACCTCGTGATCGTTGGGGTAACACCCCCTTGGATGAAGCCGAAACCTTCGGACACACCGAAGTCATCGAATATCTCAACGAATGGATCAAAAAAGACGCCGAACGGAAAGCGGAAGctgaaaacaaagaaaacacCGAAAAAGCTGAC GACTTTATAGGTGATAAGAAAGAAGCTGCCGGCTATGATCGGAGTGTCAAGTCAAGTCCACCGTTGACAGGAAGTGATGATTATATGAACTAA
- the LOC134828347 gene encoding glutaminase liver isoform, mitochondrial isoform X4: MGVEIIEKMMENNQLEEESEKNVPEKHEKEEKEGEKPFRRESSIEKAAKDAIDMRLNDGQKHVFVQLLTRFLSQRDGEQRSAEDLLFDMFKDEKTDLVAVGKFLAALRTCGIRRNDPRINELIENLKKVHKTAGYEGGSPETQNLNRETFKSVIQPNIVLVARAFRHQLVIPDFLGFTKDIEELFWKCKSNTDGKVASYIPQLARVNPDYWGLSLCTVDGQRFSIGDSNIPFTLQSCSKPLTYAIALEQLGADLVHQYIGQEPSGRNFNELVLDYNKKPHNPMINAGSILTCSLLKTLVHPEMGLAEKFDYTQNYFRRMAGGAPLGFNNAVFLSEREAADRNYALGFYMREHKCFPEKANLRECMDFYFQVCSMEATCESMSVIAATLANGGVCPITEEKVLRPEVVRDVLSLMHSCGMYDYSGQFAFKVGLPAKSGVCGGIILVIPNVMGMFCWSPPLDPIGNTVRGVQLCEELVKVFNFHRYDNLKHATNKKDPRRHRYETKGLSIVNLLFSAASGDVTALRRHKLSGMDVTMADYDGRTALHLACAEGNKDCAQFLLEQCGVPHSPRDRWGNTPLDEAETFGHTEVIEYLNEWIKKDAERKAEAENKENTEKADDFIGDKKEAAGYDRSVKSSPPLTGSDDYMN, from the exons atGGGCGTTGAGATAATCgaaaaaatgatggaaaacaATCAACTTGAGGAAGAAAGTGAGAAAAATGTGCCCGAAAAACATGAGAAAGAGGAAAAGGAAGGCGAAAAGCCCTTCAGACGTGAGAGCAGCATTGAAAAGGCAGCAAAAGATGCCATCGATATGCGATTAAATGATGGACAGAAACACGTGTTTGTGCAATTGTTAACGAGATTCCTCAG tCAACGTGATGGTGAGCAACGCAGTGCAGAAGATCTCCTCTTCGACATGTTCAAAGATGAAAAGACCGACTTGGTGGCAGTAGGAAAATTCCTCGCTGCCTTACGTACTTGCGGTATCCGAAGAAATGACCCGCGTATCAATGAGCTCAtcgaaaacttgaaaaaagttCACAAAACTGCTGGATATGAAGGCGGTTCACCAGAAACCCAGAACTTGAATCGAGAAACTTTTAAATc GGTCATTCAACCGAACATTGTCTTGGTTGCTCGTGCGTTCCGACATCAATTGGTCATTCCCGATTTCCTCGGGTTCACAAAGGACATTGAAGAGCTCTTCTGGAAGTGCAAGAGTAACACAGACGGAAAGGTAGCCAGTTATATTCCGCAATTAGCGCGCGTCAATCCCGATTATTGGGGTTTGTCGCTTTGTACGGTCGATGGTCAACGATTTTCGATTGGCGACTCGAATATTCCGTTCACACTTCAGAGCTGCAGTAAGCCTTTAACGTATGCGATTGCATTGGAGCAATTGGGAGCGGATTTGGTGCATCAATATATTGGACAGGAACCCAGTGGCAGGAACTTTAATGAACTTGTGTTGGATTATAACA agaaaccACATAATCCCATGATCAATGCGGGATCGATTTTGACATGTTCTCTTTTAAAGACGTTGGTTCATCCGGAAATGGGTCTCGCTGAGAAGTTTGATTACACTCAAAACTACTTTAGA CGCATGGCTGGCGGAGCTCCTCTCGGCTTCAATAATGCCGTTTTCTTGTCCGAACGTGAAGCTGCAGATCGAAATTATGCTCTTGGCTTCTACATGCGTGAACATAAATGCTTCCCCGAAAAGGCAAACTTGCGTGAATGTATGGATTTCTACTTCCAG GTTTGCTCCATGGAAGCCACTTGCGAAAGCATGAGTGTCATTGCCGCTACTCTCGCCAACGGAGGCGTCTGTCCCATCACCGAGGAGAAAGTTTTGCGTCCCGAAGTCGTTCGCGATGTCCTTTCCTTGATGCATTCGTGCGGCATGTACGACTATTCCGGGCAGTTTGCCTTCAAAGTTGGATTGCCAGCGAAATCTGGCGTTTGTGGCGGAATAATTCTCGTGATTCCGAATGTCATGGGAATGTTTTGTTGGTCGCCGCCATTAGACCCGATCGGAAATACCGTTCGTGGTGTGCAACTTTGCGAGGAACTTGTAAAGGTCTTCAACTTCCATCGTTACGACAACTTGAAACACGCAACGAACAAAAAGGATCCACGTCGTCACAGATACGAAACAAAAGGCTTGTCGATCGTTAATTTACTCTTCTCCGCTGCAAGTGGCGATGTCACGGCATTACGAAGACACAAATTAAGCGGCATGGATGTCACAATGGCCGATTATGATGGAAGAACTGCGTTGCATTTGGCATGTGCGGAAGGCAACAAAGATTGCGCGCAATTCCTATTGGAGCAATGTGGC GTCCCCCATTCACCTCGTGATCGTTGGGGTAACACCCCCTTGGATGAAGCCGAAACCTTCGGACACACCGAAGTCATCGAATATCTCAACGAATGGATCAAAAAAGACGCCGAACGGAAAGCGGAAGctgaaaacaaagaaaacacCGAAAAAGCTGAC GACTTTATAGGTGATAAGAAAGAAGCTGCCGGCTATGATCGGAGTGTCAAGTCAAGTCCACCGTTGACAGGAAGTGATGATTATATGAACTAA